The following DNA comes from Musa acuminata AAA Group cultivar baxijiao chromosome BXJ1-4, Cavendish_Baxijiao_AAA, whole genome shotgun sequence.
ACATCCATTAATTAATTGGTGGGAGACATGACTTGATCTTGTTATTGTTCGTGTGATTACTACGTGTGAACGTTTATGCCCAACACAATATCAAGCCATTTTCATCTTTTCTTTCTCATCTGAAATATTTATGGATCGGTTTAGGATGAATCAGTTCGATCGCGAATGTATTAAATATACATAgtcatatataaattatttttaatagatTTATAATGCTTTTGGCACCTCCACAAATCAATCTATTCAAAAGCATGTTTTAACTAAGACAAATTGACTCAAAACTAAATAAAGatcaactcatatatatatatatatatatatatatatatatatatatatatatatatatatatatatatatatatataaagcttcaAATATGTAAATAGAGAGGTTTCcatgttttctttatttttgccaAAAGCATCAAACCATAGATTAATGATGAGGTCTTAAAAGAGTACAACCCAAAAGACCTGAGCTTAACATGGAAAAAAATTCCTTCAATTGAGAAGGTTTCTATTTGATTTGATAAAACTTATCGACCAATTAGCTACGAATAACATGATTGAATGAGTACGCTACAAAAGATTAGAGTAACCAAAAAATTGATGCCAATAATGTTATAGATTGTTGGTTAGTATCCAATTAAGTATTTTTGAATTTGATTCTATGTTGATATGCTGATAAATTACTTATAGTGTTTTCGAATAGACTTACAgtattttgaaaagaaaaaaaactacaAGCTTATTCAAAAACATTATAACTTAGAAATTGGAAAGGAGACTAttgttgtatcatgtcaagagtaATTAAAAAGATTATTAAAATGTGGGAACACCCCATAGGAAATATGAAAAATGGacccaaaaataaattttttttttctcaaaaatttgCCCTTAAAGAaatacaagagaaaaaaaaaaacaaccttTTGTCCTCACTTTTTATAAGTttagaataaaaaaaaactttttattCTAGACAAGAAAACTATGTGCAAGAAATGAATATTTGTTTTGTTGTAGATGCAGAAGAAGCCAATGTAAAGACACCATCTCTAGTTCAAATTTAATATTTCGTCTCCTATAGACCCTAAAACCACTTGTATAATAAGGATATTATTACCAAACCATCAGTATGAGAATTGATGTCTCACACAAGAATTACTACTTTGAGAAAACATGAAAGTATAAGATTATGAGATCATTAGTAGTAAAGTAAGTCAATACAAACATGAAGCAAGAGAAGTCAAAAGTAGACTATATTTCACCTGCCTCATTTCCTGGTACACCTTCACCCTCCCAGAAGCTCAGGTTGACTATATATGCAGAGTCATTCGCTCAACCAATGGCTATCCACATCTCCTTCGACACTTGGGTTAGATCTTTGGTCAGATTCATAGATTACTTCTGATGCAGAAGAAATGTTCCTCCTTGCTTTGTGTTTCAAGGAAAGATGGTGATGTCATGAACACCGCTCACTCCTTGCAGCTACAACATGTCCCTCCATCTGGGGCTCAGAATGGGCAAGAATCCCGAGGGGGATTGCGGGAACAAGAACCCGAGGGGAGACGGTGGTGGCTGCGGCCCGGCTCCTGGTCCCGCCCCCAGTATCCCCGATTGGGCCAACGGAGAGAAGGCGAAGTTGGGAGTGGGAGGGTACAGAAACCCTGGCGAAAGCAGTGGATAAGGTGATAGGTTCAGGAATGCGCTTGGAGAAGGCAGCGGCAAGGGTGATGCTGATGGAGTAGGAGGGAGGGGCAGCGAGCTGGAATTCGTGATCCCTCTCGGGGATGGCAGGACGAGCGGGCGCGGGGAGGGCAGCAACCCTGGGGACGGAAAGGGGGgcatcggcggctgcggctgagGGTGGCGGGACGTGTCGGAACCGAGGAGGGAGCTCTCGAGATAGCGCATGTAGGCGGAGACGGGCGATTCAGCCCAGGCAGCGCCGGCGGAGGGCGAGGGACGGGGGAAGGAGGAAGAAGGGTTCGAATTGGGGTGAGGAATCGGCACCGGGAGCAAATTAGAGTTAGGGTTTCGGTAAGGCACAGGGGGCGGATACCGGGGAGGCGGCTGGGCGGCGGCAGCGACGGGGCGGAGAGGAGGGTGAGGCGGCCGGGCGATGGGGGCGAGCGGCGGGGGGCGGATCTTCTGGAGGCGGGTGCTGGGGGACCTCGGCTGCGGCGGGCGATGCTGAGGCCGGGaattggcggcggcggcggcggcggcggggctgCTGTCGCGGGAGGGGGTGCCGGTGAGCTGCTGCACGATGCTGCGGAAGTCGTTCTTGCTGATGTTGTACAcctgcggcggcggtggcggtggtggttgTTGCTGCTGCAGCTGCGGTGGGTTTTGGTTGGAGTAGTAGTTTGGCTGGTGGAGAGGGCTCTTGCGGATGTTCTTGCTCAGCCTGTTGACTCCCAGATTTTGTTGCTGTTGATGATGATGGTAGTGATTATTTCTCGACTGATCCATACTTGTGCCTCCTCTTCGCAAGACCTTCTTTCCTATGACCTTATTTCCTACTGGATCTTCCTATGATACCAGGAAGGGAGGGAGAGATGATGAATGATGAGAGCGAGAGAAAGTGGAGAAGAGAAGTAATTGAGACGGAACCATAGAGTGGTGGAATTGGTGGTGGGGGATGCTTGCTTACGTGCCCGAGCGGCCCTCCCCCTTGCTGGATTTTCCCCAGCCTTCACCTGTGCTTTCCTTTGAGCTGAGGTTGCGAAGACGCATCCGACTGGTGGTTGAGTTGCTTCGCCTCTCGTTTGACCGGTGCAGCAATAGAAATCCACGGTCAAAAGGGGCCGGCGAGAGGGCCACTGGTAATGGTGTGAGCTGGAGCGAGAAAAGGATGTGGCGTGCATGTCTCCAGGAGTCCGACTCATAACGGATGGCACGAGACCGACTCACAATCGTTCGAGGCGCGGAAAGTGACGACATGGTTGGATAGGATGATGGCAGGACGTATTTCCATTACACTCTTTTCTCGTTGTCAAAAATGTCACGCCATCTTCATCTTCCTGTGAGCATTCTGGACGTTTGTGGCTGCGCCAGCCCTGGATACGATGTTGAATCGACGCGAGTTACACGTGTAGTAGAAAAGCACGTGGACTATGCCATGCTGGCTGAACATAATCCACGTAGGTGACAAGACTGGACACATCATAAACAGTTGCAGATCAAACATTATAATCCAGATCGAGGTCGTAAACATTGCGTGTCCCTATGGAGCTAAAGTAAAGCGATGTTTTAATTACAAAAAGGTTTCTGCAGGCTGGGGAATCCAAAGGAACAGTGACTTCGACTCCTGCCACACAAGTGCCCTATGTCTAACAAGAAGATGGTGTAGTAGGATCCTTCGGCACTCTCTTTATATCGGGACCCCAAATATGAGCCATCGATGAAAGAGGGATGACCTCTGATGTTACAGCTGCGCTAAGAATGTGCATTCGAACCAACCTTACTCATGTTGCTGCCACGAGACTCTCGGGTTAGGTGGCTGTTCTCTTGATCTGGACATCCTTCCCAGTCTGTCGTACCATTAAGGATATCTGCAAGATTCACAGATATGAATGTAAAGATAAGCACTGAAGAAAGCGATGTTTCGAAATCCTGAAACCAAGCAGATTGGTATAAGATGAAAACGAGCTGCTTGATGATGAGTGCGATCCTTCAGATGAAAGAACCTCACCCAGCGGTTCAATATCAAACATGTTGTCCAGATGCGGGTCAGAAATGGACCATCGATTGCATTGGTTATGGCAAGCCGATAAGCGTGACAGCTTTCTCAGCTTCGACTGCAGGATGTGCAAGAAGATGGTCCAGACAGATCCTCATCACAACTATTCTTATGGTTCCTCAGTTTGAATGTTCCCAAGGGAGTTTCTATCTGACGTCCTTCTCCCTCACGGATGAACGCATCATTGTTGACTGGGCCGGGAGGAGAAGAATTGTTGCATGGATCAGCGTCCTCATGTCTTTCAGAGGTGACACTAGAACTACTGCAACCATCCTCATAAACTAAAGATGAGCGATCATGTCTTTGTGCATGACCCAGCACAGATGATGGGGAACTATCAGTTGCCATTAGTGTCTTAATTTCGTCCATTAAGTTCGAAAACCAGCACGACGATCGTTGCTTTACATAAAAGAGCAAATAGGCATCCTGGGCTAATACATCAGTTTCAGAGACTCTAAACACCTGCAGATAAACATCAAAAAGTAAGCACCATAATTATGCCTCCCTCCCATGGAAGTTcagtaaaagaaagaaagaaattttgtCAGAATTTGCCTTCGAATCATTAATGCAATGCCATGTACTCGGAGAGGAACGAATGCAGCAGAAATAATGTCCAAATTCTAATGAACCAATGTGCAGCAAAACTGCATAAAGATCATATTTTGAGTGGACCTGCACAAGTTGAGTATAGATCATGAGAAGTTGATTTTGTTCTGAAGTGCAATCAGCAAGAAATTTGAAGGAACACAAACCTCATCTACTGGGCAGCTAAGGCATGGAGTCAGGTCCAGTTCCAATGGATACTCCACGGGATTGCGAAGCTTGTAGGCAAAAACCCCATTGTTCTTGAACCTCTTGAGATGGAGCGTGAGAACTTGTGGTGTATGGTCCAGCTTAAGCTGCTTCTCCAGCGACACTTGGGCCTTACAGCCTTCACAAGTGAAGTTGATGTCAGGATCATCAATTTTCTCCGACCTGGTGAAAGACGCAAGAGCATCTACGATGTTGTCCACATCATCAATCTCCAAGCTGAGATCGAGCAGCGGTTCAAATGTGTCTGAACAGTGACCACAATTGCAACATCGCAGCTGAAACAATGAAAATATACCATATAAACGAAGAAGAGAACAAAGAAATGCGCAACCATCTTAACAAGGACTTTCAGAATTACCTGGCTTCTAAGACGGCCTCCAAATACAAGCTTGATGAGGCTGTCTTCATCTAATGAAGATGGCTGATCTGTAGTGCAATGACCAAGACAGCAAGTGTGCAGATTATCCAGCAAGGAGTGGAGAAATTCGTGTGCATCTTCTTGCTGTCCTAACTGAAAATGTGGTGATATTTCTGCCAATCCAATGGTTAAGTGTTCCAAATTTCAGTACATTTGAGATAGAAAAAGATACTATCTAATACTTTGCTCTGTTTAAACAAGCATACTAATGACCAACGTACACAATTTCAATCTTATGTGACAGTCAAAATCACTTAATCAACCTGAAGTTTGAAAACTTTTATTTGATAGGAAATATATTAATTCTCAATTATCATCCGACACATAATCGTTACTCGGAAGAAAAAGATTCATGTCATCCTCCACCTATCTATTGACATGGATAAAAGTCTAAGGTAGATGATTCGGGGTTGTGTTCCCCTTGTCGCCCACATGaataaaataccaaaaagaaGACTTCAGGACGATTATAGGTAGTCCTCTCTAAGACCAAGTATAAAATATAATCCCAACACTATGCTAGAAGGTTTTCTTTTCAAAAAAATCCACACCCATTAAGAGACCTCGGTCACTTACTTGAGTATCAAAGAGATCAAATCAAAAAATTTCTTCTGACGATCTTAGTAGATGATTTGGGGTTGTGTTCCCCTTGTCGCCCACATGAACAAAATACCAAAAGAGAACGTCAGGATGATTATAGGTAGTCCCCTCTAAGACCAAGTATAAAATCTAATCCCGACGCTACGCTAGAAGGTTTTCTTTTCAAAAATATTCATACCCATTAAGAGACCTCGGTCACTCACTTGAGTATCAAAGGGatcaaatcaaaaaaaaaatttcgacgATCTTAGTACAGGTGATACCTCGGAAGCTCAACACTTCCACCTTGGAGCCATCTCGAAATTATCTTA
Coding sequences within:
- the LOC135652094 gene encoding protein HAIKU1-like, coding for MDQSRNNHYHHHQQQQNLGVNRLSKNIRKSPLHQPNYYSNQNPPQLQQQQPPPPPPPQVYNISKNDFRSIVQQLTGTPSRDSSPAAAAAAANSRPQHRPPQPRSPSTRLQKIRPPPLAPIARPPHPPLRPVAAAAQPPPRYPPPVPYRNPNSNLLPVPIPHPNSNPSSSFPRPSPSAGAAWAESPVSAYMRYLESSLLGSDTSRHPQPQPPMPPFPSPGLLPSPRPLVLPSPRGITNSSSLPLPPTPSASPLPLPSPSAFLNLSPYPLLSPGFLYPPTPNFAFSPLAQSGILGAGPGAGPQPPPSPLGFLFPQSPSGFLPILSPRWRDML
- the LOC135672130 gene encoding ubiquitin carboxyl-terminal hydrolase 20-like encodes the protein MSYEPGVVVRIPLPSSYRLRCDRLLRKGSILDVILTRIRLPWLVPSQGAALFNLGNTCFLNAVLQCLTHTVPLVQKIRRMDHPCSCCGDIGGFCSFCALKGHINRSLFLSGYVISPTDFAKNLNKISPHFQLGQQEDAHEFLHSLLDNLHTCCLGHCTTDQPSSLDEDSLIKLVFGGRLRSQLRCCNCGHCSDTFEPLLDLSLEIDDVDNIVDALASFTRSEKIDDPDINFTCEGCKAQVSLEKQLKLDHTPQVLTLHLKRFKNNGVFAYKLRNPVEYPLELDLTPCLSCPVDEVHSKYDLYAVLLHIGSLEFGHYFCCIRSSPSTWHCINDSKVFRVSETDVLAQDAYLLFYVKQRSSCWFSNLMDEIKTLMATDSSPSSVLGHAQRHDRSSLVYEDGCSSSSVTSERHEDADPCNNSSPPGPVNNDAFIREGEGRQIETPLGTFKLRNHKNSCDEDLSGPSSCTSCSRS